A genomic window from Salvia splendens isolate huo1 chromosome 11, SspV2, whole genome shotgun sequence includes:
- the LOC121754959 gene encoding putative glucose-6-phosphate 1-epimerase, translating to MPFKVVTDSNGLQRVTLSHQPHGSSVELLLHGGRIVSWKNDRCEELLFVRSKSGRGSIFGGISICFPQISSFEQHDHIRNRSWSIDYGPDLDQEEFNNTESSVHLFFKSSDKDSRIWPCRFELRVKVSLGPGKLTLTPSVRNIGDKPFSFTFGISNCLFVSDISEVRVEGLETLDFLDNLADRKRFTEQADAITFDGEVNRVYLNTPSKIAVIDHGRKRTFVVHKQGLPDAGVWNPWYKGDRRNVLNLGNEYKTMLSVDSSVFEKQVVLKPFQVWKGFQEINAVSSSYSSGQLDPRKREYYFSL from the exons ATGCCGTTCAAAGTTGTGACCGATTCAAATGGCCTCCAAAGGGTGACCCTCTCTCATCAACCTCATGGCTCATCTGTTGAGTTACTCTTACACGGTGGAAGGATCGTGTCATGGAAGAATGATCGTTGCGAGGAGCTTCTGTTTGTTAGGAGCAAG AGTGGTCGGGGATCAATCTTTGGTGGGATTTCCATTTGCTTTCCTCAGATTAGTAGTTTTGAGCAGCATGATCACATCAGAAACAGATCATGGTCAATAGATTATGGCCCTGATCTTGATCAAGAAGAGTTTAACAACACAGAGTCATCTGTCCATCTCTTCTTTAAATCTTCGGATAAGGACTCAAGAATCTGGCCTTGTAG ATTCGAGCTGCGTGTTAAGGTCTCCCTTGGCCCGGGAAAGCTAACCCTGACGCCTTCTGTGAGGAACATTGGCGATAAGCCATTTTCGTTTACATTTGGAATCAGCAACTGCCTGTTTGTCTCTGATATCAG TGAGGTGCGCGTTGAAGGCTTAGAGACACTTGATTTCTTGGACAATTTGGCGGATCGGAAGAGGTTCACTGAGCAAGCCGACGCTATTACTTTTGATGGAGAG GTTAATCGTGTGTATCTAAACACGCCCTCAAAAATTGCCGTCATAGACCATGGTAGGAAGAGGACGTTCGTGGTCCACAAACAAGGCCTCCCCGATGCTG GGGTGTGGAATCCTTGGTACAAAGGTGATCGGAGGAATGTGTTGAATCTTGGAAATGAGTATAAAACAATGTTGTCAGTGGATTCAAGTGTGTTTGAGAAACAAGTTGTGCTCAAACCTTTCCAAGTTTGGAAGGGATTTCAAGAAATCAATGCTGTCTCCTCAAGCTATTCTAGTGGCCAATTAGATCCAAGAAAG agggagtattatttttctttgtag
- the LOC121753543 gene encoding protein MAK16 homolog, giving the protein MQHDEVIWQVIRHKHCSFMAKIETGIFCRNPYNVTGICNRSSCPLANSRYATIRDHDGVFYLYMKTIERAHMPNKLWERVKMPRNYAKALEIIDKHMMYWPKLLVHKTKQRLTKMTQMRIRMRKLALKTREKIMTVPTKQKKREARREEKAEKAALLEKSIEKELLERLKKGVYGDIYNYPVDKYNEILDKEEVGKATISEDEEEEEPLIEYVEGYEELEEEDDMEDFGGLAIREDYDNDNLNDDDDDDEDDDDKEENASASYKRGRKSSARKLAKEEPAAKSKKKIKVQVEVEHEDEVERQRAVY; this is encoded by the exons ATGCAGCACGATGAGGTCATCTGGCAAGTCATCAGGCATAAACACTGCAGTTTCATGGCCAA AATTGAAACTGGGATTTTCTGTCGGAATCCTTACAACGTGACCGGGATCTGCAATCGGAGCTCCTGCCCTCTCGCTAACAGTCGATACGCCACTATACGCGATCATGATG GAGTGTTTTATTTGTACATGAAGACTATCGAAAGGGCGCATATGCCGAATAAACTGTGGGAAAGAGTTAAAATGCCGAGAAATTATGCAAAAGCCCTTGAGATTATTGACAAGCACATG ATGTACTGGCCGAAGTTATTGGTACACAAAACAAAGCAAAGATTAACTAAGATGACACAGATGCGGATACGCATGAGAAAACTAGCTTTGAAGACAAG AGAGAAAATTATGACAGTGccaacaaaacaaaagaaaagggaAGCTCGTAGAGAGGAAAAGGCTGAGAAGGCAGCACTTTTAGAGAAA AGTATTGAAAAGGAGTTGCTTGAGCGCCTCAAGAAAGGAGTGTATGGTGATATCTATAACTACCCTGTTGATAAATACAATGAAATCCTTGATAAGGAAGAAGTTGGAAAGGCAACTATTAGTGAAGATGAAGAGGAGGAG GAACCTTTGATAGAATACGTTGAGGGGTATGAGGAACTCGAAGAGGAGGATGATATGGAAGATTTTGGTGGGCTTGCTATCAGAGAAGATTATGATAATG ATAATttgaatgatgatgatgatgatgatgaagacgaCGACGACAAAGAAGAAAATGCATCTGCTTCTTATAAGAGAGGGAGGAAGAGCTCTGCAAGAAAGCTGGCGAAAGAGGAACCAGCGGCCAAATCTAAGAAGAAAATTAAAGTCCAAGTCGAG GTTGAACACGAAGACGAAGTTGAAAGACAAAGGGCTGTGTATTGA